The sequence below is a genomic window from Wyeomyia smithii strain HCP4-BCI-WySm-NY-G18 chromosome 1, ASM2978416v1, whole genome shotgun sequence.
acataatgtagtgcatttttagagtattattgagctctctagaaaggtaaatgcgaaaaagttggttttcccatacaaatttccatacaaatttgaaatgcaatgcgccaagcggagacaacaccaatcgacttccggtaagtttagggttctgtggggccccaaaaggaaccaaaagagcttggttctggaaaatcgataatttttccccaccctaatacatatatatatatatatatatatatatatatatatatatatatatatatatatatatatatatatatatatatatatatatatatatatatatatatatatatatatatatatatatatatatatatatatatatatatatatatatatatatatatatatatatatatatatatatatatatatatatatatatataagttaatTTCTTGGAACTCTTCGggggatttttaaaaaaactaaaactgaacttcaCTTTAACACGGTTCACACTGGAATGATTTTATTGTCGTTAAATTAATTACAGAGAGCTAACGAATAACCTAAATCCCTGACTTAGCACATAACGTGCACCTAGCGTTTGGACACCTGCTTGTGGCTTCGCCGTTCGACGTTGGAGTTATTTCCTGTTGTCTGCTGACGCCGCGGATTCCTGGGCCTGTGCCGGTTAAACTTTGAGATTTGGTTTCGTCGTTAACTGCTCCTTGCGCAAGTATTGCTCGTCCCGAGCAATTACCTGTTTTCGCGAACTGCTGGTATTTGATGATTCCAAAAATTGTAACTGCCAATATAAAAACTGTTAAAGTGCTTATTGATACAAATCCGATTATGTTTTTAATGTCGATTGTCTCTAGATGCTTTCGATTTTCTATGTGTATGGCATGTAGTTCCGAAAGGTTAATGTGTCTATGAATTTGCATAGGTTTAATTTTCGTCGGTTCCAGTGGTGTGATTATGGGTTGATAAAATTGGAATTCGAGATTTTCATAGAGCTCGTTGTTTATGTAAATTGAACAATTATGGAATGTTATCAAATGGATGCCTCTCAGAGCTTTGTTAATGATACCACAGGTGCTATTGATATTTACGTCTTGGTGAACGGTTAGTATCAGCAGCGTACCTGGGGCTATTTCTCTTACTTCTGTGGTTGGAGGTTTTTCCACGAGATTACAATGTCCAAAACGTCCTCGCAATAATGCGGCTTCACACGGGTTTTCGCTAATGTCGATTACCTGTCTTCTTTCGCATAAAGTAACTTTGCGGTTTTGTTGGCATTTTGAAACAATCGCTAAGATTTGATTTGAGTTCATTAAGACTTCATTATGCATCAGTTTGGCTGTATGGTTCAGTATTGGCAAAGGTTCGATGCTCACTTTCCGGTATGTGGTTGGAAGAAGTCGTGATATGTTAACGCTGATGATGAGGGTTGATTCGCTATATAGGGTGCTGGTAGTGAGATAGTTGTTGGTGTCGTCGAGGCTGTGAATTTCTAAACCTTGGCTTGAAATCTCCTGTGCTATTAGATCAATTTCTTTTGGTGTAAGAATTAGTTTACTTATAATGTTTAGTTTAGTAAGCAAGATAGCGTATTCGATTGATTTTAGAGTTTCTATAAATGTGTTTAGTTGAAAGACAATTTGAATTTTCTGATTTTCGCTAATGATGTAATCATTATCTTTAAGAATACTATTTAGGGCATTCTGttggtttttaatttgatcTGTCATAATGTTTATTCTGTTTTTGAATTTAGTATTAATTTTTATCTGCCTGTTATTTTGCTTTATGATAGTGTTTCCAGATTTTCTAAGCTCGTCTAGGTTGCTGTTAATCAGTGCTAGATCGTTTGCATCTAAGTTTCCGGTGATAAATTTAATTGTACTGCCTAACATATTAATTGCTCTTTTGTTTCTGTTTGGtttaacatgtagcatattaaaaAGGAATCTGAtttcattcaatttcatttttataatgtccGAAAAGTCACTAGGTGAATTCTGTAACTGACCAATCATGTTTTCGATAAATAACACAGATGCTTCTAGTTTTACAGAGTCAATCACATGCAGCAACCTGTCGTAACCGTCTATTATCCTCCCTTCTCCCTCTTGCAGTATCAACGCTCCTGCGTTGTTggtaatatcattaatctgtagGACTTGGTTTTGGGATGGGGTGTTCATTGATAGGATGAGCAGGAGTGTAAGCATGGGTAGTTGCATTTTTTCCGTTTGCCAGGGTTTGACGAGAATTCTGTGGAAACGAAAGTGTGAGTGTGAGTGTCTCATATTCTTTTAAGATTATCTTTGTGTAGCTTTCGACCCGAGTCGTCAATGAAGGTTCTAGTATGTTCCTCGACGACTTGAACCGGAAGGTACTTTGGATTGGTCTTATTCCGTATTCCCTGGACTTTCTGGAAAACTTCTTCGTTCGGCTGCAAAATCGGTTGGACCTCGCGATGATTGTTATGTTGTTCAATTGTTTTATGTTGCGTTTTTTGTAGTTGTAAGACAACTTCATCGTACATTTTGTTCCGACTTTCGATCATTTGATCCACGTCGAGATGTCTGTCGTCACCATCTCTGATGGCAAAGAAGATTTCCCGTGGTTTCAATTTTGTAGCTGAATGAATAGTTTCATTATACAGGGTACAAGCAATACGAAATACTTCCTTGTTAGATAACTTTTCGTATTTTGATCTGATACACCTTAAAATCTCAGCGAGTGTAGAATGGAATCTTTCGACAGTGCCATTCGTTTCGCTGCAATTTGTAGGTGTAAAATATATTTGAACATTTAAATCGTTGAGATGACTTCAATTGACCTCATGGCTGGTTCGTTGTCGCTCACGATGAGTTGAGGTTTTCCGTGTGTGCTGAAGTATTTCAACAGAGCCTTCCGAACGTCCTGTATCTGCCTTGATTTAATTGGAATGATTGCGCCAAACTTAGAAAATTTATCTACAATTGATAAAAACATATCAGGTAGCGAAATGAAAATGTCTATGTGAATAATTTCTAGTGGTTTTTTCGAAATAGGAGTTTcgccaaatttaattttatatggGTGACGTTCGTATTTTGCTTTGTTGCATACTTCGCATAATTTGATAAATCTTcggattttgaatttcattctgGGAAAGTAATAGGTTCTagaaattttttctttgttttcccATATACCTCGGTGTGCTGAATCGTGCACATTCTGAATTTGGTCATTCTGTTCCTCATCCGTTTGAACGTCTTGTAGCATGGTTTGCGTTATTTTAACTTTGAAGGTTTTGCATcggttaaaataatttttgtagacAACTTGTATGGTGGGGATTAATCTCTCGGGGCAGAAAATACAGTTGACTCTTTTGTGATCCATATATTCTTTAAAGATATTTAACATTGCGGGTACTCCGAAACATATTTTTGTTATGGTTCTCCTGAAAACACGTGGAAACACTTCCTCGAACTCATTGCTATCTTGTTCGCCAATTTTTAGCACTAGCTGATTCGAAAACACGTTTAAAGGGCGGAGAGTCATCTGAACAAACTCAGAATCGTCTGTATCCGCTGAGTGAACAGTGGCAGCGTCCGTGTCGCTGTCACTTTCTTCATGTAGGTTTATTTCGTGTGGAAATCGTGATAATGCGTCGGCGACAGTATTTTGCTTTCCAGGTCTGTATCGAATTTCATAATCATATTCTTCGAGTGATA
It includes:
- the LOC129718280 gene encoding uncharacterized protein LOC129718280 isoform X1, whose product is MTDQIKNQQNALNSILKDNDYIISENQKIQIVFQLNTFIETLKSIEYAILLTKLNIISKLILTPKEIDLIAQEISSQGLEIHSLDDTNNYLTTSTLYSESTLIISVNISRLLPTTYRKVSIEPLPILNHTAKLMHNEVLMNSNQILAIVSKCQQNRKVTLCERRQVIDISENPCEAALLRGRFGHCNLVEKPPTTEVREIAPVTIFGIIKYQQFAKTGNCSGRAILAQGAVNDETKSQSLTGTGPGIRGVSRQQEITPTSNGEATSRCPNARCTLCAKSGI
- the LOC129718280 gene encoding uncharacterized protein LOC129718280 isoform X2, which translates into the protein MTDQIKNQQNALNSILKDNDYIISENQKIQIVFQLNTFIETLKSIEYAILLTKLNIISKLILTPKEIDLIAQEISSQGLEIHSLDDTNNYLTTSTLYSESTLIISVNISRLLPTTYRKVSIEPLPILNHTAKLMHNEVLMNSNQILAIVSKCQQNRKVTLCERRQVIDISENPCEAALLRGRFGHCNLVEKPPTTELQFLESSNTSSSRKQVIARDEQYLRKEQLTTKPNLKV